The Apis cerana isolate GH-2021 linkage group LG10, AcerK_1.0, whole genome shotgun sequence DNA window gaGAAGTAGATtaacgaagaaagaagatgAGAAATCAGAAAAAGAGGGGGATGCAGAGGGCATCGGGCCGAGGATGAAagtaacatatatatagagaggaagaaagaattcAGATCGCAGAAGAATAGTCGCAGTTCTTAGTTCCAAACAATTGTGAATAAGATCTAAGCAAACGTTCAGATTtacgtttaatataatatttattaacttaatagTTGTttaatattgagaaaaatgaaaaaatatattctattgttattttctattcatttcaCTTTTGCTTCAATCGGCAAATATCAtaggtaaattatattacataatacacacacacacacacacacacatatcaCATATCACATAACTTTAACAGATTCttgaaataatcaattcgATTTTCAGAGATAatggatttttaaatcatgTGCAATTAGTACATGAATTTCGATGTTCCATGCCTCAACCAAGAGCTGTACCAGTTGCAGAACTTCTTACTGTTGGTCCTAATTCTGACGAAGTCTTTTATCCTGCTTCTACTGTTCTAAAACGTTGTGATGGAGCTGGATGTTGTTCggattataaacaaatttgtgCACCTATCGAAACTAGAAATGTTAGTCTTGTTTTTATGGTAAAACACATGATTGATCGACAACGTGACAGGCATCACGAAGTGATACATGCTTTAGAACATACAAAATGTGGATGtatcaacaaaaaattataaaatttgattaattttttctgaaatttttcttaaaataatggtgaaaaatttttgttattaaaatattataagtagtTATTTAGTTTTTTGCTAAAGAAGTTTAAATATgccaaaataatgtttattacatTAAGTAGAATTAAAtagtacaattaattaatattaatatagaatgatGAGTTCctcgattaaatttctttataagatttttgactgtgatatttttaataataataaacattccatgtttttttataacatattaataaatattttttgataacacaatttcttatttttaaacattttatttttacaatattttaatttaaaaacttataaaaaacatttcatttttcttttcaacttttttaacTAGTCAAATAATTTAGTTCtacttactttttataattagtcttttatatcgaaatattgttTTGCGACCAATACGTCACGTTTTATACTTTCATTATCCGGTGTTAATTTCAAAGCAGCTTCTAGTTCAGGAATACCAT harbors:
- the LOC107992449 gene encoding uncharacterized protein LOC107992449; the encoded protein is MKKYILLLFSIHFTFASIGKYHRDNGFLNHVQLVHEFRCSMPQPRAVPVAELLTVGPNSDEVFYPASTVLKRCDGAGCCSDYKQICAPIETRNVSLVFMVKHMIDRQRDRHHEVIHALEHTKCGCINKKL